One genomic window of Oncorhynchus clarkii lewisi isolate Uvic-CL-2024 chromosome 5, UVic_Ocla_1.0, whole genome shotgun sequence includes the following:
- the LOC139409873 gene encoding KN motif and ankyrin repeat domain-containing protein 1-like isoform X2, whose translation MSTGNRGRPPLPPPHSASTTSNTTPSSQEGSSVPLKPQEGKPALAVRSLYTPRFNPLVEKTLVETRRRLEQEKTSSTTPAQPYPEPHPRRRLASFGGVGSSGSLSAFTGWGSYNQNNSGNVNKPHAEGELSLPLSLHHSSSLGSGGSLRPSPQSSGRDTPVTGLSPLHLQHVRDQMVMAIQRLKELEEQVRSIPVLQVKISVLQEEKRQLVSRMKNQDQEELSDVFRKRAHSTGSAGRFRVGKGSELLGKPEDGLENKAEHNSASSGLKEFQQLTAEMEALERTIKGGRLQARHGLNQNTLRSNCRAHKSVAIGIDEDLDAILDVRSSKQHRDIALKTKPTDTRCIATGVTEAHLVVTADKGSELDAQQRIIEALKERVCQLEAEVKESTLQTEMGRLKLELQAAGARNKADKGSTARPSTHSTSTATEAPEARPKAQTRSLGVGNHTEVQDASAGGRLEVEGWGCSVGVSCRPELKSVSSGPEVPMTWWVVRERVETQDQCVGRQVVMVTQGVGTGVRVCEAGVNTDLTMESLAAARRWGMGECQLVSVGSGDCTVDDVMSAVKEVGMATDPPVRGVDSGVMVSPQTASQRTNTSPTLSSVSRFTNTCRLFNTTSSTNTVLNTQEKHTNTVHTVTRNIAVGNSRVLELIQTVAKTRSVGIETTVPWGGNAEQPTQTNAAVTKATTRDAGVGMTNVNDNFLVGLKTRNIACGPSCLPDPTKTRSIGIGVGEGRIRDLAGPPSLTQTSHSHQAQGQSQLEPGLDHYIEKMQCLLREQQGLLTESYSELGEVFIQPASDNTTLIMSPVNSAMIQGGTEDRPIPSQSTDCVQFQSIAGPGQFTNTSPKRNTERSGVSQCVTKESEVKQKILRIEHQTSSALHGQPTTANMLRSIMKKQDGDGGYTGTRKSLKFVGVTTGCESMSTSEPSSSEEEEKNGNGRWREVCGLQDRSRTGGNKGVANRECSGHGRTEIQESFQLSEKMLSACHALKTHLSDDQILSSRELRSCLNMLQHEWFRVSSQKSAAPAVVGDYLTAFRSVSPAVQRHVANLADGNGNTALHYSVSHSNFTVVKRMLLADVCNVNKQNKAGYTPIMLAALAAVEAPEDMEVVEELFIKGDVNAKASQAGQTALMLAVSHGRMDMVRALLAKGAEVNLQDDEGSTALMCASEHGHAEIVRLLLAKPGCNATLSDSDESTALSIALEAGHKDIAVLLYAHVNFSKCQAGGTPRLGRNTPPSSAGRAVFE comes from the exons ATGTCGACCGGTAACCGAGGGAGaccccctcttcctccaccccaCAGTGCCTCTACCACCAGCAACACCACCCCGTCTAGTCAGGAGGGGTCCTCCGTCCCTCTGAAACCCCAAGAGGGGAAGCCTGCTCTGGCCGTCCGCTCCCTGTACACCCCCAGGTTCAACCCTCTAGTGGAGAAGACCCTGGTGGAGACCCGTAGGCGCTTAGAGCAGGAGAAaacctccagcaccaccccagccCAGCCCTACCCTGAGCCCCATCCCCGCCGGCGCCTAGCCAGCTTCGGGGGAGTGGGCTCCAGTGGCTCCCTGTCCGCCTTCACCGGCTGGGGTTCCTACAACCAGAACAACAGCGGAAATGTCAACAAGCCCCATGCTGAAGGTGAGCTTTCCCTGCCCCTATCCCTCCACCACAGCTCTTCCCTGGGCAGCGGAGGGTCCCTGAGACCCAGCCCCCAGAGCTCTGGCAGGGATACCCCAGTCACGGGCCTCAGCCCCCTGCACCTGCAGCATGTCAGGGACCAGATGGTGATGGCCATCCAGAGGCTGAAGGAGCTGGAGGAACAG GTGAGGAGCATCCCTGTTCTACAGGTGAAGatctctgtcctccaggaggagaagagacagctggTCTCTCGGATGAAGAACCAGGACCAAGAAGAGCTGAGTGACGTGTTCCGGAAGAGAGCCCACAGCACGGGCAGCGCCGGTCGGTTCCGGGTTGGGAAGGGCTCTGAACTTCTAGGGAAACCTGAAGATGGGCTGGAGAACAAGGCAGAGCACAACAGTGCCTCCTCTGGCCTGAAGGAGTTCCAGCAGCTGACTGCTGAGATGGAGGCTTTGGAGAGGACCATCAAGGGTGGTCGCTTGCAAGCACGGCATGGCCTCAACCAGAACACATTACGCAGCAACTGCAGAGCTCACAAATCAGTAGCCATCGGCATTGATGAAGACTTAGATGCCATCTTAGATGTCAGGTCCTCAAAACAACACAGGGACATCGCCTTGAAGACCAAGCCCACAGACACACGATGCATAGCAACGGGTGTAACTGAGGCCCACCTCGTTGTCACCGCGGATAAGGGGTCGGAGCTAGATGCCCAGCAGAGAATCATAGAAGCCCTGAAGGAGAGGGTGTGTCAGTTGGAGGCAGAGGTAAAGGAGTCCACCCTGCAGACGGAGATGGGCAGGCTGAAGCTGGAGCTACAGGCTGCCGGGGCCAGGAACAAGGCTGATAAAGGCTCCACCGCCAGGCCATCCACCCACAGCACCTCCACAGCCACGGAGGCCCCGGAGGCCAGGCCCAAGGCCCAGACCAGGAGCCTGGGGGTGGGCAACCACACAGAGGTCCAGGACGCCTCTGCTGGAGGTAGgctggaggtggaggggtggggcTGTAGTGTTGGAGTGTCCTGTAGGCCGGAGCTGAAGAGTGTGAGCTCAGGACCAGAGGTACCGATGACTTGGTGggtggtcagagagagagtggagacccAGGACCAATGTGTTGGGAGACAGGTGGTGATGGTCACCCAAGGTGTGGGAACAGGGGTGAGGGTGTGTGAGGCAGGTGTCAACACAGATCTGACCATGGAGAGTTTGGCTGCAGCGAGAAGATGGGGGATGGGGGAGTGTCAGTTGGTGTCGGTGGGGAGCGGGGACTGTACGGTCGACGACGTGATGAGTGCTGTAAAGGAGGTCGGCATGGCAACCGACCCTCCAGTCAGAGGGGTGGATTCAGGTGTCATGGTGTCACCTCAGACGGCCTCCCAACGcaccaacacatcaccaacactcAGCTCGGTCTCCCGTTTCACAAACACCTGCCGCTTGTTCAACACCACCTCCAGCACCAACACCGTGCTCAACACCCAGGAGAAACACACCAACACCGTGCACACCGTCACCCGGAACATCGCTGTTGGCAACAGCAGGGTCCTAGAGCTAATCCAGACCGTTGCTAAGACCCGCTCCGTTGGCATTGAAACGACCGTGCCATGGGGAGGAAACGCAGAACAACCAACCCAAACCAATGCTGCCGTCACCAAGGCAACGACCAGAGACGCTGGGGTCGGGATGACCAACGTGAACGACAACTTCCTGGTTGGACTGAAGACCCGGAACATCGCCTGTGGTCCTTCCTGTCTCCCCGACCCCACCAAGACCAGGAGTATTGGGATTGGGGTGGGTGAGGGGCGCATACGGGACCTTGCAGGACCACCATCACTGACACAGACATCCCATTCTCACCAGGCCCAGGGCCAATCCCAGTTAGAGCCTGGTCTGGACCACTACATAGAGAAGATGCAGTGTCTGCTGAGGGAGCAGCAGGGCCTGCTGACTGAGAGCTATAGTGAGCTGGGAGAGGTGTTCATCCAGCCGGCGTCAGACAACACCACCCTCATCATGTCACCCGTCAACTCTGCCATGATACAGGGAGGCACGGAGGACAGGCCAATACCCTCACAATCCACAG ATTGTGTACAGTTCCAGTCCATTGCAGGGCCCGGCCAGTTCACTAACACCTCACCTAAGAGAAACACAgaaaggtcaggggtcagccaGTGTGTCACTAAGGAGTCAGAGGTCAAGCAAAAGATACTACGCATAGAACACCAAACATCCTCTGCATTGCAcg GTCAGCCCACGACCGCCAACATGCTGAGGTCCATCATGAAGAAACAAGATGGTGACGGAGGCTACACTGGAACCAGGAAGAGCCTGAAGTTTGTGGGCGTGACCACAGG GTGTGAGTCCATGTCAACTAGTGAACCATCCAGCTctgaagaagaagagaagaacgGGAacgggaggtggagggaggtctgTGGCCTCCAGGATCGGAGCCGAACGGGCGGGAACAAAGGGGTGGCCAACAGAGAATGTAGTGGCCATGGGAGGACGGAGATACAGGAGAG TTTTCAGTTGAGTGAGAAGATGCTGTCTGCTTGCCATGCACTGAAGACCCATCTGAGTGACGACCAGATTTTATCCAGCAGAGAACTG CGGTCCTGCCTGAACATGCTGCAGCACGAGTGGTTCCGTGTGTCCAGTCAGAAGTCAGCTGCTCCGGCTGTGGTGGGGGACTATTTAACGGCGTTCCGGTCAGTTTCTCCAGCCGTGCAGAGACACGTAGCCAACTTGGCAGACGGTAACGGTAACACAGCACTCCACTACAGCGTGTCCCACTCCAACTTCACCGTCGTAAAGAGGATGCTGCTGGCAG ATGTGTGTAACGTGAACAAGCAGAACAAAGCAGGATATACCCCCATCATGCTGGCTGCCCTGGCTGCTGTGGAGGCCCCAGAGGacatggaggtggtggaggagctcTTCATTAAAGGAGATGTTAATGCCAAGGCCAGCCAG GCTGGTCAGACAGCCCTGATGCTGGCAGTGAGCCATGGCAGGATGGACATGGTGCGGGCCCTGCTGGCCAAGGGGGCAGAGGTCAACCTTCAGGATGATGAGGGCTCTACAGCTCTAATGTGTGCCAGCGAACACGGCCACGCTGAGATAGTCAGGCTGCTCCTGGCCAAGCCAGGCTGTAACGCCACCTTGAGTGACAGC GATGAGAGCACGGCCCTGTCCATAGCTCTTGAGGCTGGACATAAAGACATAGCAGTGCTGCTCTATGCCCATGTCAACTTCTCCAAATGCCAGGCCGGG GGAACCCCTCGTCTCGGTAGAAATACACCCCCCAGTTCCGCTGGAAGAGCCGTCTTTGAATGA
- the LOC139409873 gene encoding KN motif and ankyrin repeat domain-containing protein 1-like isoform X1 has translation MAQDTHIYRNGQGNRGRSVSATEETTPYYLETPYGYQLDLDFLKYVDDIQNGSTINRLRKKPLRATNSRAEAQSGTTPSQSWTSSESLSSASSGDTRVSQSAMSTGNRGRPPLPPPHSASTTSNTTPSSQEGSSVPLKPQEGKPALAVRSLYTPRFNPLVEKTLVETRRRLEQEKTSSTTPAQPYPEPHPRRRLASFGGVGSSGSLSAFTGWGSYNQNNSGNVNKPHAEGELSLPLSLHHSSSLGSGGSLRPSPQSSGRDTPVTGLSPLHLQHVRDQMVMAIQRLKELEEQVRSIPVLQVKISVLQEEKRQLVSRMKNQDQEELSDVFRKRAHSTGSAGRFRVGKGSELLGKPEDGLENKAEHNSASSGLKEFQQLTAEMEALERTIKGGRLQARHGLNQNTLRSNCRAHKSVAIGIDEDLDAILDVRSSKQHRDIALKTKPTDTRCIATGVTEAHLVVTADKGSELDAQQRIIEALKERVCQLEAEVKESTLQTEMGRLKLELQAAGARNKADKGSTARPSTHSTSTATEAPEARPKAQTRSLGVGNHTEVQDASAGGRLEVEGWGCSVGVSCRPELKSVSSGPEVPMTWWVVRERVETQDQCVGRQVVMVTQGVGTGVRVCEAGVNTDLTMESLAAARRWGMGECQLVSVGSGDCTVDDVMSAVKEVGMATDPPVRGVDSGVMVSPQTASQRTNTSPTLSSVSRFTNTCRLFNTTSSTNTVLNTQEKHTNTVHTVTRNIAVGNSRVLELIQTVAKTRSVGIETTVPWGGNAEQPTQTNAAVTKATTRDAGVGMTNVNDNFLVGLKTRNIACGPSCLPDPTKTRSIGIGVGEGRIRDLAGPPSLTQTSHSHQAQGQSQLEPGLDHYIEKMQCLLREQQGLLTESYSELGEVFIQPASDNTTLIMSPVNSAMIQGGTEDRPIPSQSTDCVQFQSIAGPGQFTNTSPKRNTERSGVSQCVTKESEVKQKILRIEHQTSSALHGQPTTANMLRSIMKKQDGDGGYTGTRKSLKFVGVTTGCESMSTSEPSSSEEEEKNGNGRWREVCGLQDRSRTGGNKGVANRECSGHGRTEIQESFQLSEKMLSACHALKTHLSDDQILSSRELRSCLNMLQHEWFRVSSQKSAAPAVVGDYLTAFRSVSPAVQRHVANLADGNGNTALHYSVSHSNFTVVKRMLLADVCNVNKQNKAGYTPIMLAALAAVEAPEDMEVVEELFIKGDVNAKASQAGQTALMLAVSHGRMDMVRALLAKGAEVNLQDDEGSTALMCASEHGHAEIVRLLLAKPGCNATLSDSDESTALSIALEAGHKDIAVLLYAHVNFSKCQAGGTPRLGRNTPPSSAGRAVFE, from the exons ATGGCTCAAGACACACACATTTACAGAAATGGCCAAG GTAACAGGGGAAGGTCAGTCAGTGCTACTGAGGAGACCACCCCCTACTATCTGGAGACGCCTTACGGCTACCAGCTGGACCTGGACTTCCTCAAGTACGTGGACGACATTCAGAACGGCTCCACCATTAATAGGCTGAGGAAGAAGCCCCTCAGGGCGACCAACAGCAGGGCAGAAGCGCAAAGTGGCACCACACCCAGCCAATCATGGACCTCATCGGAATCCCTGTCCTCGGCGAGTAGTGGTGACACGCGGGTGAGTCAGTCTGCCATGTCGACCGGTAACCGAGGGAGaccccctcttcctccaccccaCAGTGCCTCTACCACCAGCAACACCACCCCGTCTAGTCAGGAGGGGTCCTCCGTCCCTCTGAAACCCCAAGAGGGGAAGCCTGCTCTGGCCGTCCGCTCCCTGTACACCCCCAGGTTCAACCCTCTAGTGGAGAAGACCCTGGTGGAGACCCGTAGGCGCTTAGAGCAGGAGAAaacctccagcaccaccccagccCAGCCCTACCCTGAGCCCCATCCCCGCCGGCGCCTAGCCAGCTTCGGGGGAGTGGGCTCCAGTGGCTCCCTGTCCGCCTTCACCGGCTGGGGTTCCTACAACCAGAACAACAGCGGAAATGTCAACAAGCCCCATGCTGAAGGTGAGCTTTCCCTGCCCCTATCCCTCCACCACAGCTCTTCCCTGGGCAGCGGAGGGTCCCTGAGACCCAGCCCCCAGAGCTCTGGCAGGGATACCCCAGTCACGGGCCTCAGCCCCCTGCACCTGCAGCATGTCAGGGACCAGATGGTGATGGCCATCCAGAGGCTGAAGGAGCTGGAGGAACAG GTGAGGAGCATCCCTGTTCTACAGGTGAAGatctctgtcctccaggaggagaagagacagctggTCTCTCGGATGAAGAACCAGGACCAAGAAGAGCTGAGTGACGTGTTCCGGAAGAGAGCCCACAGCACGGGCAGCGCCGGTCGGTTCCGGGTTGGGAAGGGCTCTGAACTTCTAGGGAAACCTGAAGATGGGCTGGAGAACAAGGCAGAGCACAACAGTGCCTCCTCTGGCCTGAAGGAGTTCCAGCAGCTGACTGCTGAGATGGAGGCTTTGGAGAGGACCATCAAGGGTGGTCGCTTGCAAGCACGGCATGGCCTCAACCAGAACACATTACGCAGCAACTGCAGAGCTCACAAATCAGTAGCCATCGGCATTGATGAAGACTTAGATGCCATCTTAGATGTCAGGTCCTCAAAACAACACAGGGACATCGCCTTGAAGACCAAGCCCACAGACACACGATGCATAGCAACGGGTGTAACTGAGGCCCACCTCGTTGTCACCGCGGATAAGGGGTCGGAGCTAGATGCCCAGCAGAGAATCATAGAAGCCCTGAAGGAGAGGGTGTGTCAGTTGGAGGCAGAGGTAAAGGAGTCCACCCTGCAGACGGAGATGGGCAGGCTGAAGCTGGAGCTACAGGCTGCCGGGGCCAGGAACAAGGCTGATAAAGGCTCCACCGCCAGGCCATCCACCCACAGCACCTCCACAGCCACGGAGGCCCCGGAGGCCAGGCCCAAGGCCCAGACCAGGAGCCTGGGGGTGGGCAACCACACAGAGGTCCAGGACGCCTCTGCTGGAGGTAGgctggaggtggaggggtggggcTGTAGTGTTGGAGTGTCCTGTAGGCCGGAGCTGAAGAGTGTGAGCTCAGGACCAGAGGTACCGATGACTTGGTGggtggtcagagagagagtggagacccAGGACCAATGTGTTGGGAGACAGGTGGTGATGGTCACCCAAGGTGTGGGAACAGGGGTGAGGGTGTGTGAGGCAGGTGTCAACACAGATCTGACCATGGAGAGTTTGGCTGCAGCGAGAAGATGGGGGATGGGGGAGTGTCAGTTGGTGTCGGTGGGGAGCGGGGACTGTACGGTCGACGACGTGATGAGTGCTGTAAAGGAGGTCGGCATGGCAACCGACCCTCCAGTCAGAGGGGTGGATTCAGGTGTCATGGTGTCACCTCAGACGGCCTCCCAACGcaccaacacatcaccaacactcAGCTCGGTCTCCCGTTTCACAAACACCTGCCGCTTGTTCAACACCACCTCCAGCACCAACACCGTGCTCAACACCCAGGAGAAACACACCAACACCGTGCACACCGTCACCCGGAACATCGCTGTTGGCAACAGCAGGGTCCTAGAGCTAATCCAGACCGTTGCTAAGACCCGCTCCGTTGGCATTGAAACGACCGTGCCATGGGGAGGAAACGCAGAACAACCAACCCAAACCAATGCTGCCGTCACCAAGGCAACGACCAGAGACGCTGGGGTCGGGATGACCAACGTGAACGACAACTTCCTGGTTGGACTGAAGACCCGGAACATCGCCTGTGGTCCTTCCTGTCTCCCCGACCCCACCAAGACCAGGAGTATTGGGATTGGGGTGGGTGAGGGGCGCATACGGGACCTTGCAGGACCACCATCACTGACACAGACATCCCATTCTCACCAGGCCCAGGGCCAATCCCAGTTAGAGCCTGGTCTGGACCACTACATAGAGAAGATGCAGTGTCTGCTGAGGGAGCAGCAGGGCCTGCTGACTGAGAGCTATAGTGAGCTGGGAGAGGTGTTCATCCAGCCGGCGTCAGACAACACCACCCTCATCATGTCACCCGTCAACTCTGCCATGATACAGGGAGGCACGGAGGACAGGCCAATACCCTCACAATCCACAG ATTGTGTACAGTTCCAGTCCATTGCAGGGCCCGGCCAGTTCACTAACACCTCACCTAAGAGAAACACAgaaaggtcaggggtcagccaGTGTGTCACTAAGGAGTCAGAGGTCAAGCAAAAGATACTACGCATAGAACACCAAACATCCTCTGCATTGCAcg GTCAGCCCACGACCGCCAACATGCTGAGGTCCATCATGAAGAAACAAGATGGTGACGGAGGCTACACTGGAACCAGGAAGAGCCTGAAGTTTGTGGGCGTGACCACAGG GTGTGAGTCCATGTCAACTAGTGAACCATCCAGCTctgaagaagaagagaagaacgGGAacgggaggtggagggaggtctgTGGCCTCCAGGATCGGAGCCGAACGGGCGGGAACAAAGGGGTGGCCAACAGAGAATGTAGTGGCCATGGGAGGACGGAGATACAGGAGAG TTTTCAGTTGAGTGAGAAGATGCTGTCTGCTTGCCATGCACTGAAGACCCATCTGAGTGACGACCAGATTTTATCCAGCAGAGAACTG CGGTCCTGCCTGAACATGCTGCAGCACGAGTGGTTCCGTGTGTCCAGTCAGAAGTCAGCTGCTCCGGCTGTGGTGGGGGACTATTTAACGGCGTTCCGGTCAGTTTCTCCAGCCGTGCAGAGACACGTAGCCAACTTGGCAGACGGTAACGGTAACACAGCACTCCACTACAGCGTGTCCCACTCCAACTTCACCGTCGTAAAGAGGATGCTGCTGGCAG ATGTGTGTAACGTGAACAAGCAGAACAAAGCAGGATATACCCCCATCATGCTGGCTGCCCTGGCTGCTGTGGAGGCCCCAGAGGacatggaggtggtggaggagctcTTCATTAAAGGAGATGTTAATGCCAAGGCCAGCCAG GCTGGTCAGACAGCCCTGATGCTGGCAGTGAGCCATGGCAGGATGGACATGGTGCGGGCCCTGCTGGCCAAGGGGGCAGAGGTCAACCTTCAGGATGATGAGGGCTCTACAGCTCTAATGTGTGCCAGCGAACACGGCCACGCTGAGATAGTCAGGCTGCTCCTGGCCAAGCCAGGCTGTAACGCCACCTTGAGTGACAGC GATGAGAGCACGGCCCTGTCCATAGCTCTTGAGGCTGGACATAAAGACATAGCAGTGCTGCTCTATGCCCATGTCAACTTCTCCAAATGCCAGGCCGGG GGAACCCCTCGTCTCGGTAGAAATACACCCCCCAGTTCCGCTGGAAGAGCCGTCTTTGAATGA